In one window of Littorina saxatilis isolate snail1 linkage group LG11, US_GU_Lsax_2.0, whole genome shotgun sequence DNA:
- the LOC138980189 gene encoding serine/arginine repetitive matrix protein 1-like, producing the protein MGDSLPSVRDTDSHGSKISRRHNNPLGTERMTESYSPTPAHQRTKQKSTESRITPSPFLAPASPRRPVPTSCLVTETCLDSGDLASPLTRTGRGRVTALQDISTVVVPETLGMDAISPEEDFEEVEEVSSPVTDLMHGGTKGKAEETARNYDNTVHERSSKPGRENVEQRMQVIRDKPGGGISHTHSSRQGSKTVDGTSPPTELSPESVRAHRSERRKENIEARSSQLKELSPDSVHAHRFQRRKKNIEARSLQQAEHSPETDASRSYTAGKGLEKNSLQPSAHSPTNSLHRHSTVPEDCINNHAGKPSHRSDKKDAEARNKHKQEMPKSGHSNAKQSVSSQGVWGTDSVVFTSTRPSSYNNPTRQSIDAGSLCLLGEESVGCSLQSPVFTAHHKDLDSPQGDQSPALFDEGSCDESLGTLVASAMDTDQSALDQRPATPSTPPVEAAHTESPPSSSLLRPAVRQPLGQLSINVTLAGASFKLPSPPHATRRERGNPSLHSPRSPPVAVGRQSLSPLHSPQSPPVIIRGRNLSPFHSPQSSPVIVRRENLNPLHSPQSPPSVVVGRQNVSPLHSPRSAPVVVRRENLNSLHSPPSPSVLVGRGTVNLPAVRNTLSPPQVTRQRTLDEMTNTVSTKTSPVSDGSELGTLKPAQPRKLFRSRKLQREPPSADDTINPELLVDVDDIGDTVGMGQAPRAPVSSQLNASLDPAARLTQYLQTVAEEQPDPSQWDECDGDVTMDPRFQQLHQTSAQDITLISQGGSELSLTCQPSTPRPATPILLDDSFDRVPERKKQEHTYAYAEVVRKQADRKKLKGFSCQECKQYYSAAGLTEAEMAVRMAECSKHRARQAPPSTPDHFWSIGFPDTQECEEHDNIK; encoded by the exons ATGGGTGACAGTCTTCCCAGCGTCCGCGACACTGACTCACATGGCAGTAAAATCAGCAGGCGGCACAACAATCCCCTTGGCACGGAACGTATGACTGAAAGCTACAGCCCAACTCCCGCCCACCAGCGCACAAAGCAGAAATCAACCGAATCTCGAATCACCCCGTCACCTTTTCTCGCCCCTGCGTCACCACGCCGTCCCGTCCCTACGTCCTGTTTGGTGACGGAAACGTGCTTGGACAGCGGTGATCTTGCCTCACCGCTCACGCGTACTGGTCGCGGGAGGGTAACTGCATTACAAGATATCAGCACAGTGGTGGTTCCGGAAACACTGGGCATGGATGCCATCAGTCCTGAAGAAGACTTTGAAGAAGTAGAGGAAGTTTCTTCTCCTGTGACTGATTTAATGCATGGCGGTACAAAGGGGAAAGCTGAAGAGACAGCACGTAACTATGATAATACAGTGCATGAACGCAGCTCAAAGCCAGGGAGAGAAAATGTTGAACAAAGAATGCAGGTGATCCGAGATAAACCCGGCGGTGGtatttcacatacacacagctcTAGACAGGGAAGTAAGACTGTTGACGGGACATCCCCACCCACAGAACTCAGTCCCGAATCAGTGCGAGCACACAGATCTGAGCGGAGAAAGGAAAACATTGAGGCAAGAAGTTCACAACTGAAAGAACTCAGTCCTGATTCAGTGCATGCGCACAGATTTCAGCGGAGGAAGAAAAACATTGAGGCAAGGAGTCTACAACAGGCAGAACACAGTCCTGAAACAGACGCTTCACGCAGCTATACTGCAGGAAAAGGACTTGAGAAGAACAGCCTACAGCCTTCAGCACACAGCCCCACTAACTCTCTTCACAGGCACAGCACTGTTCCAGAGGATTGTATCAACAACCACGCTGGCAAACCCTCACACCGCAGTGACAAGAAAGACGCAGAAGCAAGAAATAAACACAAGCAGGAGATGCCAAAAAGCGGACACTCAAACGCAAAACAGTCAGTGTCTAGTCAGGGAGTATGGGGAACAGACAGCGTCGTGTTTACCAGTACACGGCCCTCTTCATATAACAACCCCACTCGTCAAAGCATCGACGCTGGCTCTTTGTGTCTCCTCGGTGAGGAGAGTGTCGGTTGCAGCCTGCAGTCGCCGGTGTTCACCGCTCACCACAAAGACCTGGATTCACCACAGGGCGATCAGTCACCGGCGTTGTTTGATGAGGGATCGTGTGATGAAAGTTTGGGTACCTTGGTAGCTTCTGCCATGGATACAG ACCAGTCAGCTCTGGATCAGCGACCAGCCACACCTTCCACTCCTCCGGTTGAGGCAGCGCACACTGAGAGCCCTCCTTCTTCCAGTTTGCTGAGGCCTGCTGTGCGCCAACCTCTGGGACAGCTGTCAATCAATGTCACACTTGCTGGGGCGTCTTTCAAGCTGCCGTCACCACCTCATGCAACTCGCAGAGAAAGAGGAAATCCTAGTCTCCATAGCCCACGATCCCCACCTGTAGCCGTTGGAAGACAGAGTTTGAGTCCTCTCCATAGCCCTCAATCCCCACCTGTCATCATTCGAGGACGAAATTTGAGTCCTTTTCATAGCCCTCAATCATCGCCTGTCATTGTTCGAAGAGAGAATCTAAACCCACTACATAGCCCTCAGTCACCTCCATCTGTTGTGGTTGGAAGACAAAATGTGAGTCCTCTCCATAGCCCTCGATCAGCGCCTGTCGTTGTTCGAAGAGAGAATCTAAACTCTCTTCATAGTCCTCCGTCTCCTTCCGTCCTTGTCGGTAGAGGGACAGTGAACCTCCCGGCAGTACGGAATACATTGTCACCGCCTCAAGTTACCAGGCAGAGAACACTGGATGAAATGACGAACACTGTTTCAACAAAAACCTCGCCTGTGTCTGATGGGTCTGAGCTCGGG ACACTGAAACCAGCGCAACCACGAAAACTATTCAGATCGAGAAAGCTTCAACGAGAACCACCATCAGCGGATGACACAATTAATCCTGAACTGCTAG TGGATGTTGATGATATTGGAGACACAGTGGGAATGGGGCAGGCTCCGCGGGCACCAGTGTCATCACAGCTCAATGCAAGTCTGGACCCAGCTGCCAGGCTCACGCAGTATTTACAG ACGGTAGCAGAAGAGCAGCCCGACCCCTCACAGTGGGACGAGTGTGACGGAGACGTGACGATGGACCCCCGCTTTCAGCAGCTCCACCAGACCTCCGCCCAAGACATCACGCTCATCTCTCAGGGCGGAAGCGAACTCAGCCTCACATGCCAACCGTCCACTCCAAGGCCAGCTACTCCCATTTTGCTGGATGACAGTTTTGACAG GGTTCCTGAAAGGAAGAAGCAGGAGCACACTTACGCATATGCTGAGGTTGTGCGGAAACAAGCAGACCGAAAAAAACTGAAAGGATTCAGCTGCCAGGAATGCAAACAG TACTACAGTGCAGCAGGATTAACAGAGGCAGAGATGGCGGTGAGAATGGCAGAGTGTTCCAAGCATCGCGCCAGACAGGCCCCACCAAGCACACCAGATCACTTCTGGTCCATCGGATTCCCAGACACACAGGAATGTGAAGAACATG ATAATATCAAGTGA
- the LOC138980886 gene encoding MFS-type transporter SLC18B1-like, translating to MGSLLIVGSAINRFLLKTEDDGGGIQQKKRGSMLRLLKSPLILVALFCVVMTCYTLGFLDASFAIYLDQFKLSAVVIGILFMILSALYAISSPLFGWLSDKGIVYPYMIIGCIVTSVALLLLGPSPLLPFLHAEIWLIVISLIMLGPAVGAALIPALKCLYTGARHMGFQDGLDLDGLVTGLLNSAIHFGFFLGPTIGSPVVQEYGFEWSATLNASFTLLAAILMIAYVIVEKTCLHYDDDKNPSDVKTDTTFLTDAPDGHTTDTSPLDGE from the exons ACGGCGGAGGGATTCAGCAGAAAAAGCGAGGGTCCATGCTGCGACTGTTGAAGAGTCCTCTGATCCTTGTTGCTTTATTCTGTGTAGTCATGACTTGCTACACACTTGGTTTCCTTGATGCCTCCTTCGCCATTTACCTTGaccag TTTAAGCTTTCGGCAGTTGTCATCGGAATACTATTTATGATCCTATCTGCTCTGTATGCCATCTCTTCTCCATTATTTGGCTGGCTTAGTGATAAG GGCATTGTCTACCCTTATATGATCATCGGGTGCATTGTCACCTCAGTAGCATTGCTACTGTTAGGCCCTTCCCCATTGCTTCCATTTCTACACGC GGAGATATGGCTGATCGTCATAAGTCTCATCATGTTGGGGCCTGCTGTTGGCGCTGCTTTGATTCCCGCTCTCAAGTGTCTGTATACTGGTGCAAG ACACATGGGGTTTCAAGACGGCCTAGACCTAGATGGTCTAGTTACTGGTCTACTCAATTCTGCGATCCATTTTGG ATTCTTCTTGGGACCGACAATCGGCAGTCCAGTCGTACAGGAGTATGGCTTTGAGTGGTCAGCCACTCTTAACGCTTCCTTCACTCTCTTAGCT GCGATTTTGATGATTGCCTACGTCATCGTGGAAAAGACGTGTTTACATTATGACGATGATAAAAACCCAAGTGACGTCAAAACAGACACAACCTTTCTGACTGATGCTCCCGATGGACATACCACTGACACTTCCCCCCTTGATGGAGAGTGA